Part of the Limihaloglobus sulfuriphilus genome is shown below.
GTAGCCGGTATTTTCCAGAATCTTCTGGAGTGTCTTGCCCGGGAACTGCCCGGCTTTGGTCAGCGTATAGCGATTGACAGCAAAGTCATCCAGAGTGCGGCAAACTCCGGTTCAGAAAATAAGCCTGACGGCAGAAGGGATACTGACGGCGGCTGGGCAACAAAAACTTACACAGATAAAAACGGTAAGATTATCAAAAAAACAACGATATTTGGTTACAAGGTTCATCTGGCAGTGGATGCCAATTATGAACTGCCGATAGCACGTATCGTAACGCCGGGTAATGACAATGATATGTTAGAGGCGTACAATCTGGTTGACGCCTGTCCCTCAAAGGCTCTTGAGAAGTGCGAATATCTCTCGGCAGACAAAGGCTATGATTGCGGCGATTTCAAGCTATGGTTATGGAAGGAGCACGATATACGTGCTGTTGTTGATACTCGCAATATGACGCAGTTGGAACATAGCCCGGTTGAAGGCCTTGACAGGATATATTACAACCAGCAGGGTGAGGTGTTCTGCAAGTGCTGCAAGGGGGGAGAACTCAACAAGATGTGCAACAGGGGTTTTGAGAAGGATAGAGACAGTATCAAGTTCGGTTGCCCGGCACACCATCAAGGGCTGACATGCCCCGCATCAGGGAGTTGTCCAATTGGCAAGAGTATCAGGATCGGGTTGGAAAAAGACCCGCGTATCTTTATGGCTTTGCCGCGGGACAGCTATAAATGGAAAGACGAATACAAAAAACGGACTTCTGTCGAGAGGGTCAACAGTCGGCTCGATGTCTCCTTTGGTTTTGAAACTCACTATATTCGAGGCCTTAAAAAAATGCAGATGCGAGTAGACCTGGCACTGATCACGATGTTAGGCACGGCATTGGGGTACGTGAAAACCAAGCAGCCGCACTACATACGCTCACTGGTTAAATCAGAGTCGATCAAAATATCAGCCGCATAACAACGCAAATACAAACCAACAAACTACCTGCCACACTATCGGTGCGCCTAAAATCACACGACCAGAAGAAACACACACCAGGCTCGCCCCGACTGCTCCCCCAAAGCACGCCCGCAAGCCGAGGAAACGCCGATTAATCCGCATTAACCTACTGGGTATCAATAGTATTTTGTGGCAAATTTTCTGAAAAGCCTTACAAACGGAATTGCTCTTATTTTAATATTGATTTCTGCTCAAAGATTAATTAACTTTTACACTTGAATTATAACCTTTTTTGAGCTAAAAACAAGGATTAAATGTGCTAAACAATGTGCTAAAAATGCAATTAGAGAACATTAGACCTACACACTCAAGGGGTTCGAATCCCCTTGGGGTCATAAAACAGCCTTTACAATACTGTAAGGGCTGTTTTTTTTGCTCTGACACACATTGACTATAGTTAAACTTCCAACCTTTCGCTCCCACAGAAAAAAATGTCCTGATTACTATATACATTTGTTTGATATTATTTTTATTCAGTATATGATTAAAAGACTTTTGATTTCGGCAATACTGTATAAGCAATATACATTATAAAACTTTTAAACAGGATTAAATAAAATGAATACAGCTTTCACGAAAAGACTAACAGCTCTGCTGCTATTCTGCCTCGTCTCCGCCGCGTTCTGTCAACAGGACCTTAATTTCAATTACAGGGACGAGGTTAAAGACGTATCTGATATCAGCTTTTATCAACCCTCACCGACAGACACCCAATACCCTGTAACCACTGAATCAGAAAAGGTTAAAAACGTTATCCTGCTGATAGGCGACGGAATGGGGCTCTCCCAGGTTCGCCTTGCCGCACTCAAAGCCGGCGGCACCGACATACGGCTTTATATGGAAAAGATGCCTGTTACCGGTATTCTGACAACAGAACCGCACGGCAGATTTATTACCGATTCTGCCGCCGCGGCGACCGCGATTGCCTGCGGAATAAAAACTACAAACGGAACTCTCGGCCAGGACCCGGACGGCTTGAAATATTTCTCCTTCGCAGAGCTTCATAAGATTCGCGGCGGCCGCTGCGGACTTGTTGCTACAAGCGAACTGACCCACGCCACACCTGCCGGTTTTGCTTCTCACGTTGAAAGCAGAGGCATGGAACGGGCAATTGCCGTACAGATGATAGAAAACGGCTTTGACGTGCTTTTTGCCGGCGGAAAACGGTATTTTCTGCCCAAATCTGATGAGAAAAGCAATAGAGAAGATGACAGAGACCTGATAAAACAGGCGCTGAATTCCGGATATGTATTTATCGAACATCGCAATCAGCTCAGAAATCTTCAACCCGGCACAAATAAGGTACTCGGGCTTTTCAGCAACCATGCCATGACAACCTTTGCCCCTGAACCGACAATATCGGAAATGGCCAGAACAGCCATCAAAGTCCTTTCAAATAAAAACGAAAACGGGTTTTTCCTAATGGTTGAGGGAAGCCAGATAGACTGGGCCGGCCATGCCAACAATGTGGAGAATATCATAAAACAGACTCTCGAGTTTGACATGGCAGTCAAGGAAGCCCTTGATTTCGCCGTAAAAGACAAAAACACCCTTGTACTGGTTACTGCCGACCATGAAACCGGCGGACTCGTGGTTACCGGCGGCAGCAGCAGTGAAAACCTCGCCGTCGAATGGGCAACCAAGTCCCACTCCGCATCTCACGTGCCGCTGTTCGCATACGGACCCCAGGCCCTGAATTTTACCGGCGTTTATCACCATACCGATCTCGCCGCTAAAATAGCCGAGATTATGGGCATAGAGAATTTCCCGCGTACCATGCAGAAGCAGCCGGACAAGACCGAACTCGCTGCCGAATAAACCAGTCTAAAAGTCTATATTGTCACGGAGCTTGTCGAGGAACTCAACCATCACCTCATAGTCCCTGCCGCGTATGATGTGGGTCAGGTATGACAGACGCTGGTTGATCTTCTCGATCTGCTCAATCGTGCCGGCATTAAACAGAATCTCGGCCAGCAGATAATCATCCTCACTTAAAAGCCCCTTGGCTATCTCATGGTGCCTGCGGAACGTCGTACCAGGGGCGTCCTGCTTTTTCATGCACGCCGCGAAAACCAGCGATGACGTAAACGGTATCGAAAGGCTGTAGGATATTGTCTCATCATGCTCTGCGAATGAATATTCATATATATTCAGCTCGAGTGACTCGAAGAATTCACGGAAAAACTTTTTGCCCTCTTCGTCTGATTCTGTGATGATTACGGCGTTTTCGTCCTTTAGATTTCTGATATTGGCGAATGTCGGGCCGAACATCGGGTGAATAGAGACGAAACGCAAATTGTGCTGTTTGTAATACTTGTCTATATCGCCCTTTACTGACATGATATCTACAAATATACAGTCATCGCGAACCAACGGTATTATCTGGTCAAATGCTTCTTTTGTATGACGAAGCGAGACGGCATTTATCACCATATCAGGGTCAAACTCTTTTAACTGACTCATATCTGTGAGCCGCTGTACCTCGATGAAAAACTTCATCTTTTTACGGTCAAAGTCGTATATAGCGACCTCATGATCAAGACAGAACTCCTCTGTCAGCCATGCTCCCATTCGGCCTGTTCCGAGTATAAAGATTTTCATAATGCCACCTTCTCGTCATAACAGCCCAGGAACCTGTAGTGATGGCAGCTTTGCTCTACCTGCTCAAGTATGCCGGCCACCTCGGGGTCGTCGATAGAGCCCTCAAAATCGAGGAAAAACGCAAACTCGCCCGGCGCATCCGGCATTGAATCGATTCTGGTAAGGTTGATATTCTTCTTTGCAAACAGCTCGAGAACTCCAAAAAGAGCGCCGGCCTTGTCCGGAGTGGCAAAAACTATCGAGCACTTGGAGCCGTGATTTTTGTTAGCGTCTCTGGATATAACAACAAAACGTGTCTGGTTCGTATCCAGATCCTCAATCTGCTCCTGTATGATACTCAGGTTATAAAACCTGGAACTTAGCTTGCTTGCGATAGCGGCTGTCGCGGCGGGCCGCTCTTCTGCGAGGATTCGTGCGGCTCCGGCAGTGTCATAATGCGCCACCGGCTCAAGGTTGTGCCGCTTGAGGTACTCTCTGCACTGTGTCAGCGCTTGCGGGTGTGAATACACACGCCGTATTGCCCGGTAATCAGTCCCCGGAACAGCAAGCAGGCAATGATTTATCGCCATCTTGACTGCGCCGACTATATGCAGGTCAGACTTGATCAGCTGGCCGTTCACCGCGCCGACCATACCCCCGAGAGTGTTCTCCACCGGAACTATACCGTAATCATAGACTCCCTGTTCTACGCCGCTGAAGACATCGGCGAATTCATGGCAGGGCATGGGTGCGAGTTTGGGATCCCAAACCATACATGCACTTTCGCTGTAAGCCCCGTGCTCACCCTGAAAAGCGATAACAGGGCCGATTGACTCCTGAATATTTTTACTCTCCTTAAGTATAAGGGAATAAACATCTTTTATAAAATCACTACGCAGCAAAGCACTCTCGCACTGCGAAAGCACTTCAAGAATCTGCTTTTCCCGCTGTTCGTCAAAGGTCGTTTCCTTGAACGTCATCGCGATACGGGCGCTTTCCATACGGTTTTTCAGCAACTGCACAATCTGGCAGTCAAGCTGATCAATTTTCTGTCTGATTTCGTTTAAGTCCATATTATTACCTTTCTTCTAATATTACCGGCCGCATATTTCATCGGCACACTTGTCATTGTTTGTACGAATTATCCTGACCTCTAAACGCCTCTCCGGCTTTTCGGGTTAGTATCATGTCCGCCATGGTTATCGCGGCGGCAGCCTCTATCACCGGAACAATCCTGACAGCAATACACGCATCATGTCGGCCGTGCACCTCGAGTGTCTCCATGCTGCCGGTCGTAAAGTTCATGGTGGTCTGGGGCTTTGCTATGCTCGATGCCGGCTTGACAGCAACACGGAAAATTATATCGTTGCCGTTAGTTATGCCGCCGTTGATGCCGCCGGCATGATTGGAGAGCGTACGGCCCTGCTGGGAACAGAACGGATCATTGTGCTCGCTTCCGAGCATCATTGCGGCATTAAAACCGGTGCCGAATTCAATCCCACGGGTTGCAGGCACCGCAAAGATAAAATGCGATAGCCTGGCCTCTACCGAGTCGAAGAACGGCTCGCCAACACCTGCCTCTATACCTGTTATAAGGCACTCGATGAGCCCGCCCACCGAATCGCCTGAATCCGCTGCCTTGGCGATAGTCTCGTCAATTTCCTCACTGCCGCCAACCTGCACAAGACGCGCAGAGGCTTTTGCGGGGGCGATAATTTTTTTTGCTACAACGCCGGCCGCGACGATTCCCACTGTCAGCCGGCCGCTGAAATGGCCGCTGCCCCGCATGTCCGCGAAACCGCCGTATCGCTTATACGCACTGAAATCGGCATGTCCCGGGCGGGGGATGTCCCGAAGGTTGTCATAATCGCTGCTGCGGGTATTGGTGTTCTCAAATAGTATTGTTATAGGGCTGCCGGTTGTACAGCCGTTTACAACGCCGCTGACGATATTCGGCGAGTCCGGCTCTCTGCGGGGGGTTGTGCCTTTGCCTCCGCCGCCCTGCCTGCGGGAGAGATCATGCCGAAAGTCCGCTTCGTCAATCGCAAGCCCCGCAGGGCAGCCGTCAATGCAGACACCAACCTTTTTGCCGTGCGATTCGCCAAAAATACTTATTCTGAATATTCTGCCAAAACTGTTCATAATCTTTTTTTTCTTGAATTTTATCAGACTGATCTGACCGATCCGACCGATAACTATTGCCTGTTGCCTAATGCCTAATGCCTATTTTCCCAAACTGCTCAAAAAAGCCCGGCCACGATTTCGCGGCGCATTCGGGATCTTCTATTTCTACCATTTCACCTTCAAGCCCGCAAGCATACGCCGCCGCCGCCATTGCAATACGGTGATCCCCGCAGGCATTTATCCTGCCGCCGGTGCCCGTTCCGCCGATGATGTACATGGTATTGTTTTTTAAAGATATTTCCACACCTAAACGGCCGAACTGCTCCTGAAGCACTGCCGCCCTGTCGCTTTCTTTGTGTCGAAGACGGGATACGCCGGTAATCTCCGATACGCCGTCGCAGTGTGCCGCCAAAGCCGTCAGCGGCGGAAACAGATCCGGGCACTCTGTCGCATCAAAACTGAAGCCCTTAAGCCTGCCGCGTGATGCGGTTATTTCTCCGGCATCTGCGTCAATATCAATATTTGCACCTGCCGCTTCTATTGCCTGCAATACCGCGATATCGGCCTGTTTGGTATCTGTTCGCAGCCCCGCCGCGGTTACCGGCCCGCCAAGAGCACCGGCAGCAAGCACAAACGCCGCGCCGCTCCAGTCGCCCTCAACGGTATAGTCGCGGCTTTGGTATTTCTGGCCGCCCGGAACGATAAACCGCGTATATCCCTCACGTCCGTATTCGATGCCGAAAGCATCCATCACCTGCAGCGTCATATCAATATACGGTTTGCTGGCAAGACTGCTGACATTTATCACCGAGTCGTGCCGGGCCCTTGCACAGGCAATCAGCAGTCCGGAGAGCAGCTGTGAGCTCATTGACGCATCTAGTGTTACTTCGCCGCCTTTAAGCGGGCCTTTGACTGTGATGGGCAATAAGCCGTTGTTGGTCGAGACCCGGGCGCCGAGTGCCCGCAGCGGTGATTCAGCCATTGACATGGGCCTCTTTGTCAGCCCGCCCGAACCGGTCAGCGTAACCTCCGTATCAAGCAGTGCCGCAATCGGCGTGTACATGCGGATACACAGCCCCGCCTCGCCGCAGCAGAGCTCTCTTGACGGGGCTTTGAGCCCGCCTGTGATCAGAACGCTGTTATTGGCCGGCGTGGAGACTTCCGCACCAAGCGAAGAGGCTACATCCATTCCAGCCACGCAGTCATCACAGAGAGAGATGTTCCGCAGGCAAGACCGGCCGTCACACAAAAGAGCCGCCGCGACGGCCCGCTGCATCATGCTCTTGGACGGCTCAACCATTACGCGGCCTTTTGCCTTAGCTGTTTTTAAGCATATCATATATTTCCCGGGCTGTTGTCTCAATATCTTTGTCACTTCTGTTAATTACAACATCCGCCGCCTGTTTGTACAGAGGTTTGCGTTTCTCATACAGCTCTCTGGCAAAATCAGACGAATCCTCGCGGTCAAGCAGCGGCCTGCTGCCGCTCTGTACCCTCTCAAGACAAACGTCGATATCCTGTTCGAGCCAGACGACTTCAGCGTGCTTTGCAAGTAATTGCCGGTTACGCTCTGAAATAACTATACCGCCGCCGCACGAGAGTATGACACCCCTGCCGCTGGTAAGATAATCCTCCATCAGCGACGATTCAAGCCGGCGAAAATAATCCTCACCGTGCTCGCGGAAGACAGAGGGAATATCCGTCCCGCTGCGGTCTTCAATGATGCTGTCCAGATCTACCAGCTCGCGGTCGGTCAGCTTTGCCAGCTCAGTACCAACGGCGGTCTTGCCGACACCCATAAACCCGATAAGGGCAATGGGTCTTTCTGTAATGTTATGTTTTGATTTTTGCATAATGTTTTAAAATTATCAGACTGATCAGTCCGATACGACCGATACTGTTGCCTATATCACTCAAAATTCAAATCCGCGTATTATCTCCTGCAACCTCGCAATCGGGATGGGTTTTATAACAGCCTTTCCCAAATCCTCGAGCAGGATAAAATCTATCTCCCCGCCGTGGCGCTTTTTGTCGCCCGCTATCGCATCAGCCAGAACTGAGGCTTTTTCATGCAGTGACACCGGCAGGCCGGCAGTCTCGATTAAGCCTTTCAGCCGTTGATGTTTATCTTCGCAAAGCAGACCCATCTCTACTGAAAGCCTTGATGCGATGCACATACCCACGCTGACCGCCTGGCCGTGGGCAAGTTTACAGACCTTTTCTATAGCATGGGCGAATGTGTGGCCAAAGTTGAGTGTTTTTCTAAGCCCCGACTCCCGCTCGTCCTGGGCGACAACTTCAGCCTTAATTGAAACAGACTCATAAACCAGAGTCTCAACAGTACTTATATCACGTTTGAGCAGACCTCTCATGTTATCTTCGATATTCTCAAAATGCCTGGCGTCTCGTATCGCGCCGTGCTTGATCATCTCCGCAAGCCCGCAGCGATAGTCAGATTCTCTCAGCGTAGCCAGCGTGGAGACATCGCATACAACAAACCGCGGCTGGCTGAACACGCCGACAATATTTTTATAGCCATGAAAATTTACACCGTTTTTGCCGCCGACTGACGCGTCAATATTTGCCAGCAGTGTCGTAGAGATAAAGCCAAAATCAATGCCCCGCATATATGTTGACGCGGCGAATCCGGCTGTGTCGCAGACGATACCCCCGCCAACCGCCAGTATAAACCATGACCGGTCAGCGCCGCACTCGAGCAGCCCCGAATATATCTTTTCAAGCCCGCCAAGTGTCTTATTCTCCTCGCCCGGTACCGTCGTAATAACCGGACAATCGGGGAATCTCTCCGCGTATATCCCGGCAACGTTTGAATCGGTTATGATAACCGCCGGCTTATCCTCCGGCACAAACCGCGAGAAATCGCCGCCGAAATCACCGACAAGAACCCGGCTACCACCGCTTTGAGCATGTACAGTCAATTCTTTCATCTATAATTCTTTGCGGTCAACCATAAATAACAGTCCCTGTGTGTTTTATCAGGCGATTAAACTTTGAATCCTTTTTTAGATCAATAAGATCAACCGGTTTATCAACAGCAAACATTAAATCAGCATAAAAATTAAAAAAATCTTTATCCGCGACACCTTCTACCGCAAGATCAATGTCGTTTGCCTTAACATTAGGAATTTGCGAGGAACCAAAAAGTAAAACTTTTTCCACGTGATATTTTTCGCACACTCCCAATATGGCTTGTTTTTCATGATCGCTTATCATATTAAACCTTTAATTGAGATTAAAGTTTCTACTCCTGTTCCACAGCAGCAGGGAGTTTTTTTATCTCTGCCATACATTCGTTTAACTTGTTTATCCTTGCCATCATACGCTTGAACATTGGAATACTCAGTGCCTGGGCTTTATCGCACATTGCCTCTTCGGGCTTGCAATGCACCTCGACGGTGATCCCGTCCGCGCCGGCAGCGAAGGCCGCCAGACTCATCGGCTCAATCATGGACAAAAGTCCCGTAGCGTGCGAAGGATCAACGATTATCGGCAGATGCGAGAGCTCGAGAACCGCCTGTACAGCGCTTAAATCAAGCGTGTTGCGTGTGTACGTCTCGAACGTCCTGATGCCGCGTTCACACAGAATAACGTCCTTGTTGCCCTCTGCGAGTATATACTCGGCGCAGTAGAGCCATTCATTGATTGTTGAGTGCATTCCCCGTTTGAGCAGCACCGGCTTGTTCGCCCTGCCGACTTCCTTAAGCAGCGAAAAGTTCTGCATGTTGCGTGTGCCGACCTGCAATATGTCGGCATATTCACATACCCAGGAGACATCACGCGGGTCTAAAACCTCGGTCACGACGGGCAGGCCCGTCTCACGTGAAGCTGTTCGGAGAATCTTGAGTCCCTCGAGCCCGAGCCCCTGGAATGCATACGGCGAAGTACGCGGCTTAAAAGCTCCGCCGCGGAGCATTGTAGCGCCGCCCTCTTTTACGCCGATGGCTGTTTCTACGGTCTGTTTTTCACTCTCTACACTGCACGGACCGGCTATAACCGTTAAATCCTGCCCGATTTTTGTGCCGCCCACCTCGATGATGGTTTTATGCTCGGGTGACTGTTTTTGGCATAATTTTAAATCTTTCATGATATTCTCGTTTATTTATTCAAAAGTTTTCAATTCAGTATCATTTTATCTAATTTTAACCTGTTGTCTTGTAATATTTTGCTTAATTTTCATTAAACAGCGGCGGTCAATATCGGTCCAGTGCCCCTCGAAAACCACGCACAAAATCGCCCATGATTTTCGGCAAATCGGGATTGTCGGGATTTTTCTCGATCACCTTTTCGAATGCGCTGCCAATTACTATCCCGTCAGCATGGCCGGCCATGGCAAAAGCATCCTCAGGCGTGGAGATTCCAAAACCAACGCACAGCGGCAAATCTGTCTGCCGGCGGATCCTGTCAACATATCTGCCGACGCCGTCAATATCTATGCCGCCGGTGCCGGTAACTCCGGTACGTGATATCAGATACAGGAACCCTCTCGAGGCAGTCGAAATCAGCTTCACCCGCTCGTCGTATGTTGTCGGAGCAATAAGGTGAATGACTACAAGCTCATTGCCGGGCCATTTATCGGTCAGCTCGCCGGCCTCTTCGGGCGGCAAATCAACAATCAGCACGCCGTCAGCGCCCGCCGCGGTAGCATCCTCGTAAAACCTTTCTCCGTAAGCTATTATC
Proteins encoded:
- the aroB gene encoding 3-dehydroquinate synthase, with protein sequence MKELTVHAQSGGSRVLVGDFGGDFSRFVPEDKPAVIITDSNVAGIYAERFPDCPVITTVPGEENKTLGGLEKIYSGLLECGADRSWFILAVGGGIVCDTAGFAASTYMRGIDFGFISTTLLANIDASVGGKNGVNFHGYKNIVGVFSQPRFVVCDVSTLATLRESDYRCGLAEMIKHGAIRDARHFENIEDNMRGLLKRDISTVETLVYESVSIKAEVVAQDERESGLRKTLNFGHTFAHAIEKVCKLAHGQAVSVGMCIASRLSVEMGLLCEDKHQRLKGLIETAGLPVSLHEKASVLADAIAGDKKRHGGEIDFILLEDLGKAVIKPIPIARLQEIIRGFEF
- the aroA gene encoding 3-phosphoshikimate 1-carboxyvinyltransferase is translated as MICLKTAKAKGRVMVEPSKSMMQRAVAAALLCDGRSCLRNISLCDDCVAGMDVASSLGAEVSTPANNSVLITGGLKAPSRELCCGEAGLCIRMYTPIAALLDTEVTLTGSGGLTKRPMSMAESPLRALGARVSTNNGLLPITVKGPLKGGEVTLDASMSSQLLSGLLIACARARHDSVINVSSLASKPYIDMTLQVMDAFGIEYGREGYTRFIVPGGQKYQSRDYTVEGDWSGAAFVLAAGALGGPVTAAGLRTDTKQADIAVLQAIEAAGANIDIDADAGEITASRGRLKGFSFDATECPDLFPPLTALAAHCDGVSEITGVSRLRHKESDRAAVLQEQFGRLGVEISLKNNTMYIIGGTGTGGRINACGDHRIAMAAAAYACGLEGEMVEIEDPECAAKSWPGFFEQFGKIGIRH
- the aroF gene encoding 3-deoxy-7-phosphoheptulonate synthase, translated to MKDLKLCQKQSPEHKTIIEVGGTKIGQDLTVIAGPCSVESEKQTVETAIGVKEGGATMLRGGAFKPRTSPYAFQGLGLEGLKILRTASRETGLPVVTEVLDPRDVSWVCEYADILQVGTRNMQNFSLLKEVGRANKPVLLKRGMHSTINEWLYCAEYILAEGNKDVILCERGIRTFETYTRNTLDLSAVQAVLELSHLPIIVDPSHATGLLSMIEPMSLAAFAAGADGITVEVHCKPEEAMCDKAQALSIPMFKRMMARINKLNECMAEIKKLPAAVEQE
- the pheA gene encoding prephenate dehydratase, with protein sequence MDLNEIRQKIDQLDCQIVQLLKNRMESARIAMTFKETTFDEQREKQILEVLSQCESALLRSDFIKDVYSLILKESKNIQESIGPVIAFQGEHGAYSESACMVWDPKLAPMPCHEFADVFSGVEQGVYDYGIVPVENTLGGMVGAVNGQLIKSDLHIVGAVKMAINHCLLAVPGTDYRAIRRVYSHPQALTQCREYLKRHNLEPVAHYDTAGAARILAEERPAATAAIASKLSSRFYNLSIIQEQIEDLDTNQTRFVVISRDANKNHGSKCSIVFATPDKAGALFGVLELFAKKNINLTRIDSMPDAPGEFAFFLDFEGSIDDPEVAGILEQVEQSCHHYRFLGCYDEKVAL
- the trpA gene encoding tryptophan synthase subunit alpha, which produces MNRIEKRFAEYKKNGRKALVGFISAGDPSVEMSKKLIREMIAGGLDVLELGVPFSDPTADGPVIQRSSSRALAAGVNMGVCFDIVRDIRSYDADVPVVLFSYYNPIIAYGERFYEDATAAGADGVLIVDLPPEEAGELTDKWPGNELVVIHLIAPTTYDERVKLISTASRGFLYLISRTGVTGTGGIDIDGVGRYVDRIRRQTDLPLCVGFGISTPEDAFAMAGHADGIVIGSAFEKVIEKNPDNPDLPKIMGDFVRGFRGALDRY
- a CDS encoding prephenate dehydrogenase/arogenate dehydrogenase family protein yields the protein MKIFILGTGRMGAWLTEEFCLDHEVAIYDFDRKKMKFFIEVQRLTDMSQLKEFDPDMVINAVSLRHTKEAFDQIIPLVRDDCIFVDIMSVKGDIDKYYKQHNLRFVSIHPMFGPTFANIRNLKDENAVIITESDEEGKKFFREFFESLELNIYEYSFAEHDETISYSLSIPFTSSLVFAACMKKQDAPGTTFRRHHEIAKGLLSEDDYLLAEILFNAGTIEQIEKINQRLSYLTHIIRGRDYEVMVEFLDKLRDNIDF
- a CDS encoding shikimate kinase, with translation MQKSKHNITERPIALIGFMGVGKTAVGTELAKLTDRELVDLDSIIEDRSGTDIPSVFREHGEDYFRRLESSLMEDYLTSGRGVILSCGGGIVISERNRQLLAKHAEVVWLEQDIDVCLERVQSGSRPLLDREDSSDFARELYEKRKPLYKQAADVVINRSDKDIETTAREIYDMLKNS
- a CDS encoding chorismate synthase, which gives rise to MNSFGRIFRISIFGESHGKKVGVCIDGCPAGLAIDEADFRHDLSRRQGGGGKGTTPRREPDSPNIVSGVVNGCTTGSPITILFENTNTRSSDYDNLRDIPRPGHADFSAYKRYGGFADMRGSGHFSGRLTVGIVAAGVVAKKIIAPAKASARLVQVGGSEEIDETIAKAADSGDSVGGLIECLITGIEAGVGEPFFDSVEARLSHFIFAVPATRGIEFGTGFNAAMMLGSEHNDPFCSQQGRTLSNHAGGINGGITNGNDIIFRVAVKPASSIAKPQTTMNFTTGSMETLEVHGRHDACIAVRIVPVIEAAAAITMADMILTRKAGEAFRGQDNSYKQ
- a CDS encoding transposase, coding for MANIPQPSLFCYQNVENLGDLERLDLLLKTLDDEQLMQTLEKRRGNGRDDYPIRASWNSMLAGIVFGHNTIEALRRELSRNGQLRDICGFDPLKEHPVPSSNAYTNLLKSLMEYPAEVAGIFQNLLECLARELPGFGQRIAIDSKVIQSAANSGSENKPDGRRDTDGGWATKTYTDKNGKIIKKTTIFGYKVHLAVDANYELPIARIVTPGNDNDMLEAYNLVDACPSKALEKCEYLSADKGYDCGDFKLWLWKEHDIRAVVDTRNMTQLEHSPVEGLDRIYYNQQGEVFCKCCKGGELNKMCNRGFEKDRDSIKFGCPAHHQGLTCPASGSCPIGKSIRIGLEKDPRIFMALPRDSYKWKDEYKKRTSVERVNSRLDVSFGFETHYIRGLKKMQMRVDLALITMLGTALGYVKTKQPHYIRSLVKSESIKISAA
- a CDS encoding alkaline phosphatase produces the protein MNTAFTKRLTALLLFCLVSAAFCQQDLNFNYRDEVKDVSDISFYQPSPTDTQYPVTTESEKVKNVILLIGDGMGLSQVRLAALKAGGTDIRLYMEKMPVTGILTTEPHGRFITDSAAAATAIACGIKTTNGTLGQDPDGLKYFSFAELHKIRGGRCGLVATSELTHATPAGFASHVESRGMERAIAVQMIENGFDVLFAGGKRYFLPKSDEKSNREDDRDLIKQALNSGYVFIEHRNQLRNLQPGTNKVLGLFSNHAMTTFAPEPTISEMARTAIKVLSNKNENGFFLMVEGSQIDWAGHANNVENIIKQTLEFDMAVKEALDFAVKDKNTLVLVTADHETGGLVVTGGSSSENLAVEWATKSHSASHVPLFAYGPQALNFTGVYHHTDLAAKIAEIMGIENFPRTMQKQPDKTELAAE